In a single window of the Nodularia spumigena CCY9414 genome:
- a CDS encoding transcriptional repressor, translating into MTVYTSTSLKAELNDRGWRLTPQRETILHIFQELPQGEHLSAEDLYHRLESDGEGISLSTIYRTLKLMARMGILRELELGEGHKHYEINQPYPHHHHHLICVKCNSTIEFKNDSILKIGAKTAQKEGFHLLDCQMTIHAVCPKCQRALMPL; encoded by the coding sequence ATGACTGTTTACACATCTACTTCACTTAAAGCAGAACTGAATGATCGAGGCTGGCGTTTAACACCCCAGCGTGAAACAATTCTACACATTTTTCAAGAACTTCCGCAAGGTGAACATCTGAGTGCCGAGGATCTTTATCATCGACTAGAAAGTGACGGGGAAGGCATCAGTCTTTCAACTATCTATCGGACGTTGAAATTGATGGCACGGATGGGAATTTTGCGGGAATTAGAATTGGGAGAAGGACATAAGCATTATGAAATCAACCAGCCCTACCCCCATCATCATCACCATCTAATTTGTGTGAAATGTAACTCAACTATCGAGTTTAAAAACGACTCGATTTTAAAAATCGGCGCAAAAACTGCTCAAAAAGAAGGATTTCACCTGCTGGACTGCCAAATGACAATTCACGCAGTATGTCCTAAATGTCAACGGGCGCTCATGCCTTTGTAG
- the sigC gene encoding RNA polymerase sigma factor SigC, with translation MPATSFYADAASNTKKSRQAMEEELIIDDGELSADEIQELEVAAVDPANFAGNTNRRSTDLVRLYLQEIGRVRLLGRDEEVSEAQKVQRYLRMRTVLADAAKEGDEIVAPFLNLVQVQERLTSELGHRPSLERWANTAGIELVDLKPTLANGKRRWAEIAQLTVEELEQVQSQGLQAKEHMIKANLRLVVSVAKKYQNRGLELLDLVQEGTLGLERAVEKFDPTKGYRFSTYAYWWIRQGITRAIATSSRTIRLPVHITEKLNKIKKAQRKIAQEKGRTPTLEDLAIELEMTPTQVREVLLKVPRSVSLETKVGKDKDTELGELLETDCVTPEEMLMRESLQKDLHSLLADLTSRERDVILMRFGLSDGHPYSLAEIGRALDLSRERVRQIESKALQKLRQPKRRNLIRDYLESLS, from the coding sequence ATGCCAGCAACATCTTTTTACGCAGATGCCGCTTCCAACACCAAAAAGTCCCGCCAGGCAATGGAAGAAGAACTCATTATTGATGATGGTGAGTTGTCGGCAGATGAAATCCAAGAATTGGAAGTAGCTGCTGTTGACCCGGCTAACTTTGCTGGGAATACGAACCGGCGGAGTACAGACTTAGTACGTCTATATCTTCAGGAAATTGGGCGAGTTCGGCTTCTAGGGCGCGATGAAGAAGTTTCCGAAGCACAAAAAGTCCAACGGTACTTGCGGATGCGGACCGTGCTAGCCGACGCGGCAAAGGAAGGGGATGAAATCGTTGCACCATTTCTCAACTTAGTTCAAGTTCAGGAGCGTCTGACATCGGAACTGGGACATCGCCCGTCTTTGGAAAGGTGGGCTAACACTGCTGGTATAGAATTGGTGGATCTGAAACCCACTTTAGCAAATGGCAAGCGTCGCTGGGCGGAAATTGCCCAATTAACAGTAGAAGAACTCGAACAAGTGCAATCCCAAGGACTGCAAGCAAAAGAACACATGATTAAGGCGAATCTGCGCTTAGTCGTGTCTGTTGCTAAAAAGTATCAAAATCGCGGTTTGGAATTATTAGATTTAGTTCAAGAAGGAACTTTAGGTTTAGAACGAGCCGTAGAAAAATTTGATCCCACCAAGGGATATCGCTTTAGTACTTACGCTTATTGGTGGATTCGTCAGGGAATTACCAGAGCGATCGCGACTTCAAGTCGGACAATTCGCTTACCTGTTCATATTACCGAAAAGCTGAACAAAATTAAAAAAGCTCAACGCAAAATTGCTCAAGAAAAAGGTCGCACTCCCACCTTAGAAGACCTAGCCATTGAACTAGAAATGACACCAACCCAAGTCCGGGAAGTCTTGCTCAAAGTACCGCGTTCTGTGTCCCTGGAAACCAAAGTCGGTAAAGATAAAGATACGGAATTAGGGGAATTACTGGAAACCGACTGTGTAACCCCAGAAGAAATGTTAATGCGAGAATCTTTACAAAAAGACTTGCATAGTTTGTTAGCAGATTTAACCAGCCGCGAGCGTGATGTAATTCTCATGCGCTTTGGTTTGTCCGATGGTCATCCTTACTCATTAGCCGAAATTGGTCGCGCTCTTGATTTGTCTAGAGAAAGAGTCCGTCAAATCGAATCCAAAGCCTTGCAAAAACTCCGCCAACCCAAACGACGCAACCTGATCCGCGATTATTTGGAATCTTTAAGTTAA
- a CDS encoding peptidoglycan-binding protein: protein MDNLAYFYLADAYENSASSELVSLSALLNQAVAPDWKRLSSRAWKHMLPLALALSILSSVSSVLALERGDQGPSVKNLQEQLQQAGFYQAPITEVYDFSTEDAVRRFQQAHGLAVDGIVGVSTRQKLETSPTPQIKQSATSTSISSISPSNLQVPKLSTASTPFATISHSNIAPPTPITGSVSTTIISAVVTQNTTPNPNLLQKGDESEAVRILQERLRVAGFFSGQATGVFGPVTEDALKAFQQAYELDVDGIAGPATLRKLPTLGVGGEQTPPIQAVSTDNLTRGHQGEAVKLLQQHLIQAGYFKGTPSGYFDSSTAAAVSQFQAANYLAVSGIAGPTTRAKLYSLVQTAPQSEFSILEIQRRLQEKGFYKGNLNGVMAADTKNAIKQAQEHYGISLSDIRSGRF from the coding sequence ATGGACAACCTCGCGTATTTTTATTTAGCTGATGCCTATGAAAACAGCGCATCGAGTGAATTAGTATCCCTGAGTGCTTTATTAAATCAAGCAGTTGCACCAGACTGGAAACGCCTTTCTAGTAGAGCTTGGAAACATATGTTACCCCTAGCTCTGGCCTTATCTATTCTCAGTTCTGTCAGCAGCGTTTTGGCACTAGAACGAGGAGATCAAGGCCCTTCGGTCAAGAATCTCCAAGAACAATTACAACAAGCCGGCTTTTATCAAGCTCCCATCACAGAAGTCTATGACTTCTCTACAGAAGATGCTGTGCGGCGTTTTCAACAAGCTCATGGTTTAGCCGTTGATGGCATTGTGGGAGTAAGCACACGGCAAAAATTAGAAACCTCGCCGACACCACAAATCAAACAGAGTGCTACCAGCACATCAATTTCCTCAATCAGTCCTAGCAATTTACAAGTGCCAAAACTCAGTACTGCTAGTACACCATTTGCTACAATTAGTCATAGCAATATCGCACCTCCAACACCCATAACTGGGAGCGTGTCAACTACAATCATCAGTGCTGTGGTGACTCAAAATACCACCCCTAATCCTAACTTGCTGCAAAAAGGTGATGAAAGCGAAGCAGTCAGGATTTTACAAGAACGGCTGCGAGTTGCAGGTTTCTTTTCTGGTCAAGCCACAGGGGTATTTGGCCCCGTTACTGAAGACGCTCTAAAGGCGTTCCAACAAGCTTATGAATTAGATGTTGATGGTATTGCGGGTCCTGCAACACTGAGAAAATTGCCGACTCTTGGTGTGGGTGGAGAACAAACTCCTCCTATACAAGCAGTTAGTACAGATAATCTCACTAGAGGTCATCAGGGTGAAGCAGTCAAGCTTCTGCAACAACATTTGATTCAAGCGGGGTATTTCAAGGGAACACCAAGTGGATACTTTGATTCCTCTACTGCGGCTGCTGTCAGTCAGTTTCAAGCAGCTAATTATTTAGCTGTCAGTGGTATCGCTGGCCCCACCACTAGAGCTAAACTATATAGCTTAGTTCAGACTGCGCCCCAGAGTGAATTTAGTATCTTGGAAATCCAAAGGCGACTACAAGAAAAGGGTTTCTATAAAGGTAATCTCAACGGTGTGATGGCGGCTGATACGAAAAACGCCATTAAGCAAGCTCAAGAACATTATGGCATCAGTCTGAGTGATATCAGAAGCGGACGTTTTTAG
- the cobN gene encoding cobaltochelatase subunit CobN — protein sequence MHRISATPGGWNQSEGLVFLEQSPAPFVFITAADTDIQTLAAAVPKLPETFPDIRVASLLQLQQQISIDSYGEEVLESAQVIILRLLGGRSYWAYGLEVVQEIVQRQGTTLIVMPGDDGLDPELISQSTLPLSAVNQVLQYFREGGVENIVNALQFICDISLDTSFQPLPPQGVPRVGLYKRQGGRVQGAGEKNLSLCDNVSGSSSPTPKVGILFYRAHYLSGNTKVIDALCAALAKRNLQPVPVFVSSLRDPDVQAELSEFFQPKDFDQIGVLLNTTSFSLARLETEAPQLDLWQKLDVPVFQVILSGGGVEQWESQLQGLSPRDMAMNVALPEVDGRIITRAVSFKTVLSRNPDLETDVMVYEPVSDRIEFVAQLAANWVNLRSKPPQERRIALILANYPNRNGRLANGVGLDTPASCVEIIKALQGAGYVVEDSPTNGDELIQRLTTGVTNDPEGRELRPVLQSVSGADYQAYFATLPITVQQEITQRWGAATENSSPSSSPLPPAPCPPASSPLPPAPCPPASSPLPPAPCPPASSPLPPAPCPPASSPLPPAPCPPASSFPVSGMQLGNIFVGIQPSRGYDIDPSLNYHAPDLVPTHDYLAFYYWVRECFNADAVVHVGKHGNLEWLPGKSVALSSSCYPEVAFGALPHLYPFIVNDPGEGSQAKRRAQAVILDHLTPPMTRAELYGALQQLENLVDEYYEAESLDPSRLPAIRDRIRELVIQENLHKDLGIANETDILKFESVILNFIGGYLCELKEAQIRDGLHIFGQCPQGRQLRDLIVAIARIPNRYSEGITRTIAADWGLDFDPLTTDFNTQLSADDQQVLATKTQDSCRTVGDAVEILEAHAAQLVEHLLTPHTPEEAGAHGSREQGGVRNYSKTSGYLTTVPLLPTLNWISNKLLPALQQTHEEITNLLHGLDGKYIPSAPSGAPTRGRPEVLPTGRNFYSVDIRAIPTETAWDVGRKAAENLIECYTQENGEYPKTLGLSLWGTATMRTGGDDIAEALALLGVRPVWDGAARRVVDFEILPLSILARPRVDVTLRISGFFRDAFPNLIDLFEQAVAAVAALDESSEYNPLAAQVSQDTDFWIQQGLTPEIAKVRSQYRIFGSQPGAYGAGLQGLMASQNWTDDQDLARAYINWSCYAYTSASSPDAKGELVGISAPEAFEQRLAQMQVVLHNQDNREHDILDSDDYYQFQGGLTAAVRSLQGKNPQTYFGDNSNPDQPRVRELKAEIARVYRSRVVNPKWIEGMMRHGYKGAFEMAATVDYLFAYDATAQCVEDHMYEGITQAYLQDPVVCEFIQDKNPWAMRDIAEKLLEAHQRNLWQDVNIQTLENLRNLVHQAEATIEEK from the coding sequence ATGCATCGTATCAGTGCTACACCGGGTGGATGGAATCAATCAGAAGGGTTAGTTTTTTTAGAACAATCTCCAGCTCCTTTTGTCTTTATTACTGCTGCTGACACTGACATTCAAACTTTAGCAGCAGCCGTCCCTAAATTACCTGAAACATTCCCAGATATCAGAGTTGCTAGTTTATTGCAACTCCAACAACAAATAAGTATAGATTCCTATGGCGAGGAAGTTTTAGAATCTGCCCAAGTAATTATTTTACGCCTGTTAGGAGGACGTTCCTATTGGGCTTATGGTTTAGAAGTAGTGCAAGAAATTGTACAACGTCAGGGTACAACTCTGATAGTAATGCCTGGAGACGATGGTCTTGATCCTGAATTAATTTCCCAATCTACTTTACCTTTGAGTGCTGTTAATCAAGTTTTACAGTATTTCCGGGAAGGCGGAGTGGAAAACATTGTTAACGCTTTACAATTTATCTGTGATATTTCCCTGGATACTTCCTTTCAACCCCTACCACCGCAAGGGGTTCCCCGTGTCGGCTTGTATAAGAGGCAGGGGGGCAGGGTGCAGGGTGCAGGGGAGAAGAATTTGAGCTTGTGCGACAATGTTTCTGGCTCATCCTCTCCAACGCCTAAAGTGGGGATTCTTTTTTACCGCGCTCATTATTTATCTGGGAATACGAAGGTAATTGATGCTTTGTGTGCAGCTTTAGCAAAGCGTAATTTACAACCTGTACCCGTGTTTGTTTCGTCATTGCGTGATCCTGATGTTCAAGCAGAGTTGAGTGAGTTTTTCCAGCCGAAAGACTTTGATCAAATTGGGGTGTTGCTAAATACTACAAGTTTTTCTCTGGCGCGTTTGGAAACAGAAGCGCCCCAGCTCGACTTGTGGCAAAAGTTAGATGTGCCGGTGTTCCAAGTTATCCTCAGTGGCGGTGGTGTGGAACAGTGGGAATCACAATTACAAGGGCTTTCTCCTCGTGATATGGCGATGAATGTGGCGTTACCAGAGGTAGATGGACGGATTATTACTCGCGCTGTGTCTTTTAAAACGGTACTCTCGCGAAATCCTGACTTAGAAACAGATGTGATGGTTTATGAACCGGTGAGCGATCGCATTGAGTTTGTGGCACAACTAGCAGCCAATTGGGTAAATCTCCGCTCTAAGCCACCCCAGGAGCGCCGCATTGCCCTGATTTTGGCAAATTACCCCAATCGCAATGGCAGGTTAGCCAATGGCGTAGGATTGGACACGCCAGCCAGTTGTGTGGAAATAATTAAAGCTTTACAGGGGGCTGGGTATGTGGTAGAGGATTCACCCACTAACGGAGATGAATTAATTCAACGTCTCACCACTGGGGTAACTAATGATCCTGAAGGTAGAGAATTGCGTCCTGTGCTGCAAAGCGTTTCTGGTGCAGATTATCAAGCGTACTTTGCCACTTTACCGATAACTGTACAGCAAGAAATCACCCAAAGATGGGGAGCTGCAACCGAAAACTCCTCACCCTCTTCCTCTCCCCTGCCCCCTGCCCCCTGCCCCCCTGCCTCTTCTCCCCTGCCCCCTGCCCCCTGCCCCCCTGCCTCTTCTCCCCTGCCCCCTGCCCCCTGCCCCCCTGCCTCTTCTCCCCTGCCCCCTGCCCCCTGCCCCCCTGCCTCTTCTCCCCTGCCCCCTGCCCCCTGCCCCCCTGCCTCTTCCTTCCCTGTTTCTGGTATGCAACTGGGTAACATATTTGTGGGGATTCAGCCGTCACGGGGTTATGATATTGACCCTAGTTTGAATTATCATGCACCGGATTTAGTGCCGACTCATGATTATTTGGCTTTTTATTATTGGGTGCGAGAATGTTTTAATGCTGATGCGGTGGTTCATGTGGGGAAACATGGCAATCTAGAATGGCTACCTGGTAAAAGTGTGGCTTTGTCTAGTAGTTGTTATCCGGAGGTGGCTTTTGGCGCACTTCCCCACCTTTATCCGTTTATTGTGAATGACCCTGGTGAGGGTTCACAAGCCAAGCGACGCGCCCAAGCGGTGATTTTAGATCATCTGACCCCTCCGATGACGCGGGCTGAACTTTATGGGGCTTTGCAGCAGTTAGAAAATTTGGTTGATGAGTATTATGAGGCGGAAAGTTTAGATCCTAGCCGTTTACCAGCGATTCGCGATCGCATCCGGGAATTAGTCATCCAAGAAAATCTTCACAAAGATTTAGGGATTGCCAATGAAACTGATATTTTAAAGTTTGAATCGGTAATTTTAAATTTCATCGGTGGCTATCTTTGTGAATTGAAAGAAGCGCAAATACGGGATGGGTTACACATTTTTGGTCAATGTCCCCAAGGGCGACAACTACGAGATTTAATTGTGGCGATCGCACGCATCCCCAACCGCTATTCTGAAGGTATTACCCGCACTATAGCCGCAGATTGGGGTTTAGACTTCGACCCCCTGACAACAGATTTCAACACGCAATTATCAGCAGATGATCAGCAGGTTTTAGCAACCAAAACTCAAGACTCCTGTCGCACAGTCGGCGATGCTGTAGAAATTTTAGAAGCACACGCAGCCCAATTAGTAGAACACCTCCTAACTCCCCACACCCCAGAAGAAGCAGGGGCGCACGGGAGCAGGGAGCAAGGGGGAGTGAGAAATTACTCTAAAACTTCCGGTTACTTAACAACCGTTCCTCTTCTCCCCACTCTCAATTGGATTAGCAACAAACTCCTCCCCGCTTTACAACAAACCCACGAGGAAATTACCAACTTACTCCACGGACTTGACGGTAAATACATCCCCAGCGCTCCTTCTGGCGCACCGACACGGGGTCGTCCCGAAGTCTTACCCACTGGGAGAAACTTTTATTCAGTTGATATTCGGGCTATTCCTACAGAAACGGCTTGGGATGTGGGGAGAAAAGCGGCGGAAAATCTCATTGAATGTTACACCCAAGAAAACGGTGAGTATCCTAAAACTTTGGGTTTATCGTTGTGGGGAACTGCAACTATGCGAACTGGTGGTGATGACATCGCCGAGGCTTTGGCGTTACTGGGTGTGCGTCCTGTGTGGGATGGTGCAGCCCGGCGTGTAGTAGACTTTGAAATCTTACCCCTGAGTATTTTGGCTCGTCCTCGTGTCGATGTCACCTTGCGAATTTCGGGATTTTTTCGGGACGCTTTTCCCAATTTAATTGATTTATTTGAGCAAGCTGTAGCAGCAGTAGCCGCACTGGATGAATCTTCAGAGTATAATCCCCTGGCGGCGCAAGTTAGCCAAGATACTGATTTTTGGATACAACAAGGTTTGACTCCAGAAATAGCCAAAGTGCGATCGCAATACCGGATTTTTGGTTCTCAACCGGGTGCTTATGGTGCGGGACTTCAAGGACTTATGGCTTCGCAAAATTGGACAGATGATCAGGATTTAGCTCGTGCTTATATTAACTGGAGTTGCTACGCTTACACCAGTGCTAGTTCACCCGACGCAAAAGGGGAATTAGTGGGAATCTCTGCACCAGAAGCCTTTGAGCAACGTTTAGCACAAATGCAAGTTGTGCTACACAACCAAGATAACCGAGAACACGACATCCTCGATTCTGATGATTATTATCAGTTTCAGGGTGGTTTAACAGCAGCTGTGCGTTCTCTTCAAGGAAAAAACCCTCAAACCTATTTCGGTGATAATTCTAATCCGGATCAACCACGAGTTCGCGAACTCAAAGCCGAAATTGCACGGGTGTATCGTTCTCGTGTAGTGAACCCCAAGTGGATTGAAGGGATGATGCGCCACGGTTACAAAGGTGCATTTGAAATGGCTGCAACTGTAGATTATTTATTCGCCTACGATGCTACAGCCCAATGTGTAGAAGACCATATGTATGAGGGTATAACACAGGCATATTTACAAGATCCGGTAGTCTGTGAATTTATCCAAGATAAAAATCCTTGGGCAATGCGTGATATTGCTGAAAAATTATTAGAAGCACACCAGCGTAATTTATGGCAGGATGTAAATATCCAGACATTGGAAAATTTGCGAAATCTCGTACATCAAGCTGAAGCCACTATTGAAGAAAAATAA
- a CDS encoding RNA-guided endonuclease InsQ/TnpB family protein, giving the protein MIIYEFKVKGKDKQYRAIDDAIRTSQFIQNKCLRHWMDNKDKKVDKYALNKYCAVLAAEFPFANELNSMARQSAAERAWSAISRFYDNCKKKIKGKKGFPKFKKHCRSVEYKTTGFKLSTNRKAITFSDKKGIGTLKLKGTYDLNYYNIKQIKRVRLVSRADGYYAQFAIDVQVKVETQPTGQVVGIDLGLKYFIADNKGNVEPSPQFYRKSKKQLNRANRKKSKKFSTAIKKAKVRQSNNYHQARNRYARKHLKVSRQRKEYCKKLAYSVIQSNDLVAYEDLNVKGLVRNRHLAKSISDAGWYTFRLWLEYFGHKYGKVTVAVPPHNTSQNCANCGEKVKKSLSTRTHVCPHCGYVADRDLNASINILKLGLSTVGHTGIYATGDLPSWAVGASLLSNGESVNVESPRL; this is encoded by the coding sequence GTGATAATTTACGAGTTCAAAGTCAAAGGAAAAGACAAGCAGTATAGGGCGATAGACGATGCTATTCGTACTAGTCAGTTTATCCAAAACAAGTGTTTACGTCATTGGATGGACAACAAAGATAAAAAAGTTGATAAGTACGCATTAAATAAATACTGTGCTGTCCTTGCTGCTGAATTTCCCTTTGCTAATGAACTTAATTCAATGGCTAGACAATCTGCTGCTGAACGCGCATGGTCTGCGATATCACGGTTTTACGATAACTGTAAAAAGAAAATCAAGGGAAAAAAGGGATTCCCAAAGTTTAAAAAACATTGTCGCTCAGTTGAATATAAGACTACTGGATTCAAGCTTTCCACTAATCGGAAAGCGATTACTTTCTCTGACAAGAAAGGTATAGGAACTTTGAAGCTAAAAGGAACCTACGACCTTAATTACTACAACATCAAGCAAATTAAGCGTGTCCGATTAGTGAGTCGTGCTGATGGATATTACGCTCAGTTTGCGATTGATGTTCAAGTTAAAGTTGAGACACAACCGACAGGGCAAGTAGTTGGTATTGACTTGGGCTTGAAGTATTTCATTGCTGACAATAAAGGCAATGTGGAACCTTCACCCCAGTTTTACCGAAAGTCAAAAAAACAGTTAAACCGTGCCAATCGTAAAAAGTCCAAGAAGTTCAGTACGGCAATAAAAAAAGCCAAGGTTCGACAATCTAATAATTACCACCAAGCTAGAAATAGGTATGCCCGTAAGCATTTGAAAGTAAGTAGGCAACGAAAAGAGTATTGCAAGAAGTTAGCATACTCCGTCATCCAATCTAACGATTTGGTAGCCTATGAAGATTTAAATGTGAAAGGGCTGGTACGTAACCGACATTTAGCTAAATCAATTAGTGATGCTGGCTGGTACACTTTCCGATTGTGGTTGGAGTATTTTGGGCATAAATATGGGAAAGTGACTGTTGCTGTTCCTCCCCATAATACAAGCCAAAATTGTGCTAATTGTGGCGAGAAAGTGAAAAAATCTCTGTCTACAAGAACTCATGTATGTCCGCATTGTGGCTACGTGGCGGATAGAGATTTGAATGCTAGCATCAATATTCTAAAACTAGGGCTGAGTACGGTAGGGCATACCGGAATTTACGCTACAGGAGATTTGCCCTCTTGGGCGGTTGGCGCAAGCCTGCTGTCTAATGGCGAGTCTGTGAATGTAGAATCCCCTCGGCTTTAG
- a CDS encoding GAF domain-containing sensor histidine kinase, producing the protein MLSSPDLSFSRNLPLVVFNQLRELLQQMAQVVGTTALVLTEAVLARIDTSLEWQTQRFTLVISEQFSALLLGTQEQGEEGNNTGFHASLTFNSQAIALFVSQVRDLFKGDSYTHQNLERYRQALRPNDAQIQTKFTLLLLEYLLPQPTEDVTEPLVYSCQPVEDALKKQIVQEQLLNQVTTQIRKSLDLPVIMGTTIALVREFLELDRLVVYKFAPSGVNTVNGENPLPGGGVVHEARATNAIPSVLYSQEEVCFNPNSPCWEKYRQGFTLVVDDVEKTYNLEACLLSFLRESQVRAKLVAPIMFEQKLWGLLIAHQCYTPRAWTKNEKNLLTSIAEQLAIAIHQADLMQSLQEATRTLIQEKQTLEQRVIERTMALREALLAAEAASRLRNEFLATISHELLTPLTYVIGMSSTLLRWPLGELSQRQRDYLQTIHDSGEHLLELINDILDLSQIEAGKTVLNITEFSLTDTAKSCLDSLFKKAQSKQINLKLDLQIDPQRDRFTADAGRVEQILWNLLTNAIKFTPEGGSVTLRIWVEDDSAIFQIEDTGIGIPEAQLPLMFEKFQQLDTPYRRRYEGTGLGLALTKQLVELHRGRIEVESTVAIGSIFTIWIPAQH; encoded by the coding sequence ATGCTTAGTTCTCCTGATTTGAGTTTTTCTCGAAACTTGCCTTTAGTTGTATTTAATCAGCTTCGGGAATTGTTACAGCAGATGGCTCAAGTAGTAGGAACTACTGCACTGGTACTTACAGAAGCTGTGTTGGCAAGGATTGATACATCACTTGAGTGGCAAACTCAAAGGTTTACGCTGGTGATTTCTGAGCAGTTTAGCGCACTTTTACTAGGGACGCAGGAGCAGGGGGAGGAAGGAAATAATACAGGATTCCATGCTAGTTTGACATTTAATTCCCAGGCGATCGCTTTATTTGTCTCACAGGTGAGAGACTTGTTTAAGGGTGATTCCTACACTCATCAAAATTTGGAACGCTATCGTCAAGCTCTCAGACCGAATGATGCCCAGATCCAAACTAAATTTACGCTGTTGTTATTAGAGTATCTCTTACCACAGCCCACTGAGGATGTTACAGAACCTTTAGTTTACTCCTGTCAGCCTGTGGAAGATGCCTTGAAAAAACAGATTGTGCAAGAGCAACTGTTAAATCAGGTAACTACCCAGATTCGCAAAAGCTTAGACTTGCCAGTAATTATGGGGACAACAATTGCTCTGGTACGGGAGTTTTTGGAATTAGACAGGTTAGTAGTATATAAATTTGCTCCTTCGGGAGTCAATACGGTAAACGGTGAAAACCCACTCCCTGGGGGTGGTGTCGTCCACGAAGCCCGTGCGACAAATGCCATTCCATCGGTATTGTATTCTCAGGAAGAAGTTTGCTTTAATCCCAATTCTCCCTGTTGGGAAAAGTATCGGCAAGGATTTACTTTAGTTGTCGATGATGTCGAAAAAACTTATAATCTGGAAGCGTGTTTGTTGAGTTTTTTAAGAGAAAGCCAAGTTCGGGCGAAATTGGTAGCACCAATTATGTTTGAACAAAAGCTGTGGGGGCTGTTGATCGCTCATCAATGTTATACTCCACGAGCATGGACGAAGAATGAGAAAAATTTACTAACTTCCATAGCTGAACAATTAGCGATCGCAATTCATCAAGCTGACTTAATGCAATCTCTGCAAGAAGCTACCCGCACCCTGATACAAGAAAAACAAACTCTGGAACAACGCGTAATTGAGCGCACAATGGCTTTGCGTGAGGCTTTACTGGCTGCTGAAGCTGCAAGCCGCCTCAGAAATGAATTTCTCGCTACCATCAGCCATGAATTACTTACGCCTTTAACTTACGTCATCGGGATGTCTTCCACCTTGTTACGTTGGCCTTTGGGAGAATTGAGTCAACGCCAACGAGATTACCTGCAAACAATCCACGATAGTGGAGAACATTTATTAGAACTGATTAATGACATCCTCGATTTATCACAAATTGAGGCGGGGAAAACAGTATTAAATATTACAGAATTTTCTTTAACGGATACAGCCAAAAGTTGCCTAGACTCACTATTCAAAAAAGCTCAGAGCAAACAAATCAATCTTAAACTGGATTTACAAATAGATCCCCAACGCGATCGCTTTACAGCCGATGCGGGGCGAGTAGAACAAATTCTTTGGAATCTGTTAACCAATGCCATTAAGTTTACCCCAGAAGGTGGCAGTGTCACCTTGCGGATCTGGGTAGAAGATGACAGCGCCATCTTTCAAATCGAAGACACCGGAATTGGCATTCCCGAAGCACAATTACCACTGATGTTTGAGAAATTTCAGCAACTCGATACACCCTATCGCCGTCGCTACGAAGGTACAGGACTCGGTTTAGCCTTAACTAAACAACTTGTAGAACTCCATCGGGGTCGAATTGAAGTAGAATCTACAGTAGCTATTGGTTCCATTTTCACCATCTGGATACCAGCCCAACACTGA